From one Humulus lupulus chromosome 8, drHumLupu1.1, whole genome shotgun sequence genomic stretch:
- the LOC133797207 gene encoding GATA transcription factor 21, with product MDLPSYHNNLSSPSFVELKEDHTSSSLSLSYPHHAFMNPAQDQGNFFYRSETQRFQLQAADHKKMNVSSGGSSYDHHHHPRAEESHESFHNHHDLKLSITTTAAVAIAEDHINYDMKNHTSHEENINSVKWMSSKMRMMRKMITNSDQTASNDTPTNFTTTPQNFEPPPPLPVMKINIKHPGSPPGSTDHSTSSSSNNNATIIRVCSDCNTTKTPLWRSGPRGPKSLCNACGIRQRKARRAMAAAAAAANGTVVPVDAPSMKNSAKAQQKEKKSRVGGGDDNRCVPFKKRCKLPSPSRGRRKNKLCFEDLIVSVSKNTTAFQRVFPQDERDAAILLMALSYGLVHG from the exons ATGGATCTTCCTTCTTACCATAATAATTTATCATCACCATCTTTCGTCGAGCTTAAAGAAGATCACACTTCTTCATCTTTGTCTCTCTCGTATCCTCATCATGCTTTCATGAATCCAGCACAAGATCAAGGAAACTTTTTCTATAGATCAGAGACACAACGATTCCAACTTCAAGCG GCTGATCATAAAAAGATGAACGTTTCCTCTGGTGGATCATCATACGATCATCATCATCACCCAAGAGCTGAAGAAAGCCATGAATCATTTCATAATCATCATGATTTGAAATTAAGcattactactactgctgctgttgCTATTGCTGAAGATCATATCAATTACGATATGAAAAATCATACCAGCCACGAAGAGAATATCAATTCGGTTAAGTGGATGTCTTCaaagatgaggatgatgagaAAGATGATCACTAATTCGGATCAAACGGCCAGTAATGATACACCAACAAACTTCACTACTACTCCTCAAAACTTTGAACCACCGCCACCACTACCTGTCATGAAGATCAATATCAAGCATCCTGGATCGCCTCCTGGTAGTACTGATCACAGCACCAGTTCTTCCTCAAACAACAACGCCACAATCATTAGGGTTTGTTCCGACTGTAACACAACCAAAACCCCTCTTTGGAGAAGTGGACCAAGAGGCCCTAAG TCTCTTTGCAATGCTTGTGGAATTCGACAAAGAAAGGCGAGAAGGGCAATGGCGGCGGCAGCGGCTGCCGCCAACGGAACAGTTGTTCCGGTGGACGCACCATCTATGAAGAATAGTGCTAAAGCTCAGCAGAAAGAAAAGAAATCAAGAGTCGGTGGTGGTGATGATAATAGATGCGTTCCGTTCAAGAAAAGATGCAAACTCCCATCTCCATCCAGAGGGCGGAGGAAGAACAAGCTTTGTTTTGAGGATCTCATAGTGAGTGTGAGCAAGAATACTACGGCATTTCAACGAGTTTTCCCTCAAGATGAAAGAGACGCCGCTATCCTCCTAATGGCTCTATCTTATGGTCT